Proteins co-encoded in one Xylanibacillus composti genomic window:
- the cas2 gene encoding CRISPR-associated endonuclease Cas2 has product MLILITYDVNTTTESGKRRLRQVAKTCLIYGQRVQNSVFECILDTTQYRQLRYALEELIDPRTDSLRFYNLGNKYKTKVEHIGAKPSQDLEGPLIL; this is encoded by the coding sequence ATGTTAATCTTAATCACTTATGACGTCAATACAACAACCGAAAGCGGAAAGCGCAGGCTGAGACAGGTGGCCAAGACTTGCTTGATTTATGGGCAACGAGTGCAGAATTCCGTATTCGAGTGTATACTGGACACAACCCAGTACCGACAGCTTCGCTATGCGTTGGAAGAGTTGATCGACCCGAGAACAGACAGTTTGCGGTTTTATAACCTGGGCAACAAGTACAAAACCAAGGTTGAACATATCGGAGCCAAGCCATCCCAAGATTTGGAGGGGCCCTTGATATTGTAG